The DNA region GCTGGTTGGTTGGGCGAGAATTTTTACATATGCATACGCGTATATAGCTTATTAAGGCTATATATTTATGTTGAGATTCGTGttaaagaaaaagatgaaaaaaattatagagtAAGTGAAGAGAATCGAGAGGTAGATGAGTATCAAGTGAGAAGGGTAAACGGCTGAGACAAGACGTATATGCACAAGACCATAcgattttgctttttttttcccctcAGGTTTTTAGACGAATGAGTTGATTGTGCGGCTAAGATACTGTTTGTTTTTATTATGGTTATAGATTCTAGCCTcaaaagtaaaaacaaaaacaaacggtCACATTTTAAAAAGCTAATTCTCACAATGTATAAGCCAAGTTATACCACAAAATCCCACAATCTACAATCTGATAGGAATGAGCATCTCCATATAATCCAGATTATCACAAGCCACATCTGGCACACAACATCGACAACATAAATAGGTCGGATGCTACAGACGTGTCACTTGCAATGGGCCCTGGTTGGCGGTCGCCTGCTATTTTCCCGGTAGCAGCATGCCTAGCTGACCAACATCGTGGATAGATAAGTATTTAAACTAATAATGAATTAATGGTTGCTTTGGTTGGGGACTAGTTAACCTGGTAACCGTATGAGCATCCAATCTCAATAGTCTTTTGGTGGTATTTCTATACCCACCTCTCAAGAACATCCTATCacaatctctactacttaaaaagtgTTTAATGAGTTTCTCGTCCACCCTGGATCTCACACCCACTTCCCCTCTCACCTTTTCATCCCACATCCCACATCCCCCATCCCCCTCACCTATTCATCCTACGGCCCTCATCATCCTAAATCCACTCCACCCCCTCTACCTCCCTCTCACCTTTTTGCATCACCTTGCCCCAAATCCCGCCTCTTCGCTAACCTCACATATGTCCGCCACCTTGGTCAAACCCTAGCATGCCACTATCGCCTTCTCCTTAGCCGTCCTCTCACATACTGCATCATCGCTAGCATGGGCAGCGGCAAAGGGACGTAGCCGCCGCCGCTGAAGGACACATTGTCCGCCTCATCCAACACGGATTGCCCTCCATTGGTCAGTTCTGCCACTCGCCAGCCTCCACTAGATCGGATTCGCAGCCTCCTCCACtgcctcctccctcctcgcACCGCATCACTCCTAGGCAGCGGGAAAAGGGGTGCTAACGCCACTTATGGAGGCCGCATCGTCCGCCTCATATAATGCCTATCGCCCTCTACCAGCCAAATCCGCCACCCGTCGGCCTCCACTAGGCTGAATTCaccgcctcctccaccaccttcttCACCGTCTCCTCCCTCCCCACACCGCCTCGCTCCAAGGCTCGAAAGTGCGAGTCAGGAATATGGCTGCTTCGTGATCGACATCATCCATCCATATCATCGCTGGCTCCCCAAGATCACTACGTCATACGCCTCTTGTGCCATCGAGGCGTCACTACGACTACGATTGCACCTACACCGAGGCATAACCATCATAAGGTGATCGGTCAGCCAACGGTTCAGGTTCAACCCGTGCAGCCATTCTACCTAGACAACGAGAGCAACAACACCCCCTTCCCATCCCTTATGATCCTTGCTCTTGCTCTAATTACAAAGCTTCAGAACCACCATTAAGGTATGTTATTTCCTGCTTCCCCAAAAATTCACTATTTGATCTAAATATTTATGTGTTTCATGATTTTAGTTTGTGTTAAAGTATATAACCATATGGTACTCTAAAAGAAGTTGATAAAGCTATGGTGCCAGTGGTCTACCCTGATGGGCCATCTTGTGGTATGCGATCAACACATCATGCACATCAAATATTTGTTAGAATTTCGCACTGATAAGCGAATTGTTCAACATTATCTTCAAATTGGATATTACTTTAATGTTTTGCTCTGCCAATTAGTGATAGTAGTGTGATCTGGCTAATTAGTGTGAATCCTTTGTGTATTGCTATTTCTGAGATGATCAACGAGGTAGCGAAACCCATTCTAGAATTAGTATAGATGCTATCCATCTTTACTAACATGTGGAAATCATTTGTTTGCATTTAGTTTCCTGCATTTCAAATGAAGCATCAAGAAAATGTTTTTCTTGAGCCTCAAATTAGTGATGGTGGTCCTTTTCATGTTTTCTATATCTGTGTATTGTTTCTATTCTCAGTTTGTTTCCACATTTTCTCGATTTGATTAGATATGCATGATGCATCTAAATATTGCTGGTTTTCATAGGTGCATTGTTGTTCATAACGTATTCCTGCATTCACCATTCTTGCCGGACAAAAATTAGGCAAATGCGATGAGGCCCTATGTGACGTGCGCGACAGGTCCAGTTGTGTAGGCAAATCTGACACAGGAGAGGGAGCCAGACGGGGGATAGCAACACGCGAAGTGAAGGCAATGGTGGTAGCGGTCTTTACAGGAAGAATGATGTAAGATGATGCCCTTACATCACTCTTTCCCATTTCCTTCCCTGCACCGTAGCCATGTGCTGTTGTTAGAGCCAGTTAATATCGCTTAACTTCACTTTGTTTCAGAAAGTGAAcacaaatttattttagattatgAAAATATCAGTTTTGCTATCATGACATTGTGattgtttttatttaaaattagtaAATTGAGAAGCTCTCACAAGCTTACAAGCTTATTCATGGCTACATTATGTATATGTTTGGTATGAAATTTCACTCTGTTATCTATtttaggtttttcatatggttgGGGTGATATGTGCAACAATAAGTAAGGTTATTCATTTTAGGTGAGCACACGCAACTCATACCCGGAGCCATTTTCTCTAACTCAGATTTAAGCTAACACTCTTTGTATTGTACCAAACTAAAGGCTGCCACTAAATTGGAATCTTGCATCTGCCTATCGTAGTTCAAAATGTGTCCCAATATTGTGCTCAGAATGTTATGAAAGTAAAATTTTCATCTACAATATGGAATACCTTTTGTTTCCAACTAGGACAACAATCAAGATATTTGTGCCTGAAGATGGTTAGGAATTTATGATTGGAAATATTAGCAAGGGCAAACTATATGGCTGTATGTTGAAAGCATGAAATTTTTCTTAAGAGTTTAGGAGCCTTTTTATTACTAATTTGGTTCCTGCTAATTCTGAACTTAGGGATTATTTTACTGTTTGGGCTTATGTATAGGTCTTGTCGAAAAAAGACCAAGAGTAATTTTGTTAGTGTGGACCATTTTTTTAGACGTTCAAAGCAAGTCATGTTGGTCAAAATCTTGCTATAGAGCTTTCAAAGTTTTTTGAGAGATCAAAAGTAAACAATAGTGCGTTATCTTTCAGTATCAATTCTTTATCCAAGTGGGAGTTTTTCAAGGCTTGTTTGAAGAATTGCTCATCAGGTGAACACTCTGAACACCAAAAGGCAGGAAAACTCTTTAAAGAATTGCACAATATCACGCCTATTGCAACGTAGAAGGAAGCAACGAGTGCCACTCAGCGGTGATGGCACGAACAATGACGGAGGGGGTGGATGATAATGTTGTATTGTAGAATGATGTCGGTTGAGTACGGTCTCTGATGGGTGATCAATTGTTTTCCTCTCTTCAAGATTATGTTAGTCTAATGTGAGCTTTGACTGATGTGGTTGTATTTAGCCTGCATTATGGAGAGATCATTCATGAAAGAATCAATACTACGACAGCTCATGTTAACTCAtcttctttctatttttttgcaATATCTTTATTTAGTAATTTTAGTGATAAGTCGACTCATGTTAACTCATCTtcgttctatttttttttttgcaatatctTTATTTAGTAATTTTAGTAATAAGTTGAGATATTCTTGTCTATTAGTTGTACCAATGAACTTTCCCTGTCCTTTCATTCGGTGATTATAACGAAAGCCCTTCGCAGAACCTCAATTTACAATTCTTAACTATAAATGTTCATCGAATGGTGGTATCGCCTTTTGTTCTGGACTCTGGAGTATGGTCTTCTTGCCAGTTGGTATATAACTATAGAATATAATGGTAGCATGGCTGTGCCTTGGCAGGGTATGACAGTAAGAGGCAGTTTGAGATAGCGCGAGTAGTGGCGAGGCAAGGGTTGTTGCAAGAAAGTGAATGCAAATGTGTTCGATTAATAGTTGATAGCATAGTCGTCTCGTATCAAGCTGATGGTGACGCATGTTATCTCGTAAAAGTTTTATATTCCAGTTGCAACACATAGATATTTAACTAGTAGAGTCTTAAGCTCATGACTATAACTGAACAAAATGTTTTTCGGATTTTCCTCTAAGAGAAGTACATATATGTTAGGTTCATTCGGAGATAGAACAGCCAGACAAAGAGGGAAACAAAATTTGTGCTACCCCTGAtaaatgaaaattttaaagagaattttttaatcttttactATAATAAGAAGAAGGAGAGTTTGAAAAACAATGCTACTTATATTCTTCTAAAATTAACATTCCCCGTCTTGTTCACTAAATCTAAATAAGTTGAAATATTGAATTGATAAGTTTATGGCTAGAATGGGAAAATTCATCTTGCCGCAATCTCTACTCTCTATTAATATAAAGTAAAAGTTTAAACCTATAGGTCCTACGTCCTCCCACCCCACTCcctcccatctaataaaaaccaaaaaactgcaaaattagaaaaaatgaaTCAAATTGTCCGCACTCTTCCCGAAACCTTCGTTGCTCATGCCCGTCGCCCCCTCCATAATCTCGCGTCATCCACCTCTTCACAATAGTCAAATCCCAAACACCGCCATCGCTCCCTGGTGTTGTGCAGCCGTCGATCTGTGGCCTCCTCGACTTCTGCACTATGCTCCTTTTGCATGCTCCTTGTAGTAGAGGATCCTATAAAAGAAGGGGATATTCTTGTTTCTCAGCCTgtttgtcggtgaatcaggaaccagggatccccgaattccgaggccaggccagcattttgccacgtggcgccttctcgcggggatcatctccgcgaggtacgagaagactaagtcccgagagggggtgctcggggccatgaacagtggtcctcgagtgcccgagtcccccgatgatctgcgaagatcaagtgccgggaagggagtgctcggggtcatgagcagtggcccccgagcactcggttccccgaggaccaaatcccccgatgaccagaaaagccgagtaccgggaagggcgtgctcggggctgcgaacagtggcccccgagcacccaagtaccccgaggacccaaggaaggtagttccgggagagagtgctcgaggctgcgaatagcggcccccgagcatttggttccccgaggatccgaacggtcatttctgggagagagtgcttggggccgtgaacagtgccccccccccgagcactcggttccccgaggaccaagaaatgatgtctccgggagagagtgctcggggatatgaacagtgaccccccgagcactcggttcctcgacggcccaagaagtcatTCGCCGGTGGCCCTCACAAgagtccagcggtgaggtgtcagcctgtgaaaggcctgataccgcatttaagagggcgcgtggcctgtcacttccaactgctcctgccacgctcggtgtcagtccctgccacatcctggcagaagggcgtggggatatttaatacACGGGTCTCATCCCGTGTCAtccagcgcgcctcgggatagcatcgcaaggtccaaggcgccccgcctgccaccctactgtgtcaggagaacaagaccgggcgggcacgccaggctgctctgtggctgcccggtgggccctctccacggcgcccattgccaacgccatcatgacgaccaagacagggcggggggcgtgttttcaaccccccgtcacttcgcgcagcagcccatgatgactgcttttccatttatggcgccttggatcTCGTgtcctccctttcggggcacgctaccgccggcgagtatttaagagagccggtggGCACGAACAAAGACAACTCTCAGACACACACTCTCAGAGATTGAGGAACTCTGAACACATACGCCAAGACTCGAAGAAGCCtcagtacaagcatagaagctgagaccacggaagaacaaggagcccgaagctctaggatagataaatattcttgtaaccagcaaacATCCCTGAGaaacattctcagggcatttatagcatccacacaggagtagggtattacgctcagtgcggcctgaacctgtctaaaaatccctccagtgcatttactgcattctgcattagatcattccatcccacctgtcatcacatttacgcccatttatttctcccgcaaacatattcagaatcatccccccgaccgaatctcaaaaaagggtccctccggatccctgcgataggagttcacgcTCCGACACTGTTCCTAAACCAACCAAGAAGATGAAGGTGATTCCTACACTTAACAGGACCAGTGAGAGGTGTGCTCACCCGATAGGTCAGACTATGACTGAAGTGGCTACCAAGAGAGCTAAGAAAAGTAACCTTGGGTACTTATCCTATTAACCCCCTGTTATGTTAATTCACTTGATGCTCTAATTAACCTGATATAACCAGCAAAATGGTTGATATGAGAGTTTTGCTGGATTCTTCTGATTTTGAAGTAATTAACTTCATTAAGAATATTGAAGATGCTAGATATGCTCCTATTACTAGGTTTGTGTTAATTCATGTTCCTCCTAGCTCTCCTCCTTTGGATGTTCATGTTAGCAAAGCTTTCACACTAAAGTGAGTGTTCAATGTTAGAGGTTAGAGCTAATGACATTTAGCCTAAGATCAGTCACCACATGAtgttgaagcatctaggcctctcatttgtgttttggtaattaaatGACAATATGAATTATATACTAACATGTTTTGAATTAAGGTATGAAAAATGTTAGTCCTAAGAATGTTACGAAGCTAGAAGAAACATATGTGGAAGATATACAAATGGTTAGCTCAAGACAAATGTATAAAATATGGAGCATTTTCTTTTTACTGGTCAATGttgattagagaagaaaaataatcagATAGATATAATAAGTATCATaatattaagaggggttgatgtacATTTACTTAAGATATCAAAAGTTTCATAATTGCTTAAACTTGTATTTCATTTAGAATGAGTaatttagtttgagaagaacTGAAAAAACTGCTTTTTGGTGTGTTTTGTATCATGGTAGTCTGACCACTAGATGTGGCCGGTCTAACCGATGTATAAACAAGGCAGAAGTTTTTCAAATACCTTAGTCACGGTCTGACCGAGGGGTGTCCTGGTCTAACCGCCAAGCAACAAAGAGTTTTGGACTCTCTGCTCCAGTTGACAGTCTAACTGCCAGGATTTAACGGTCTGATCATCAGAGAACAAAGAGTTTTGGTACTCGATTTGAGGCCCGCGTCCGACCAAGATCAGcggcggtttgaccgccaagTCATTTATTCATTGATGTCATAGTCATCATTACACGTTTTGTAGTCGTTGGATTGGCAGCGACATGACCGCCAAATGAACTGCGATCTGACCACTAGATGAActgtggtctaaccgccagataCGCAAAGTTTTCAAACTTTGGGCAACAACCACATTTTGAGTTGTGAGCTATAAATAGACTCTTTCGGGTTTAAAAGGGTAGGGTAGTACTTTATTTCTgaattcttgagcacttgacttcctccttttcctttcttagcTTAGTGGTTGCATATTTGACAGTGTGAAAGCATCTAGTATATTGCATTATAGCGGTTGAGCTTTGTGGCACCAATAATCTTTTAATCAAGTGTcgttgacttgttactcttgaaggttGCCGTCttctagacggcttggaggtggtTTCATCGTTaagcccttcaaagaagtttATAAAGGAGCCACAATGGTAATTATGAGAGGTTTTGAGCACGCCTCATCGGAGTATTTCACTGTTCTATTCTGGAGTGGCTTAAGATAAAGTCGGTTGGTGTGAGCCTTTTATTATGTTGATAATTGCATAATTGATAGATGAACGATTAgaaacttgaactcacctcaatgtgGATTATAGGTGATCGATAAATTACTGCGAGATAAAATTCAGGTGTCATCTATTGTGCTATTTATATTCATACAATTtattttatgcaatttatctttttataatataaattattgtaTGACACCTTATGATTAAAAATCTTGACATAGTTTTAGTTGTATTTATACTATTTTAATGATTTCTAGTTTAATTTTCACAAGTTTTATTTAATCGCTAAATAATTAGTTTTGAAACTTTCTATTCACCTCTTAGATTCTATAGATATAGCCTGATTTTTGTGGTTGTGCTTTGGTTCCAAAGCTTGGCTTGCCTAACCTCGCCGGGCAAGAAGAGGCAAAGCAAGAGAAGAAAGGGCTTTTGGTTTCCCTTGCGAGGCGTCCCACCTGAGTTCAGTGGCATAGAGCCTCGTGCGATTCGGGCAAGCCTTAGATCCGGCGCGGGAGGTCACGATTTGGGTGGGGAAGAGCCCGATCTGGCGAAGAAGAAGCACACACGGACGCGAGGAAGTTTGAACTAAGAACTAGAGCATCTAGTACTTTAAAAAGGGCAAAAATTTCTACATGTAATACAAATTAATATGCAGCTCATTGCTCAAAGACACGCTAAAGGTCATGTTTCTCTCGTGGAGCTGTTCAACACAAGACTAATTGTACCAACTATATTGCTTTGCCAATTTAAACGAAATCGTATTGCTTTGTAATTTGGACTAGCTCATATCGATTGTACCAATTGCCGCATATATTTCGGGATAAAAGCAGCCCACCTGTTGGTACACAACTCGTCCAATTATACGGATTTGTACATGTAGTCGGCAAACCGTGGACCTATCATGCATGTATAAATTATTTATCTCGGTCTGATTATTAAACATTTCACGGGCCATTTAAACACATTTAACCATATGACCTTAAGCATTAAGATACTTCTCTTATCCAGATGCAACTATAGCTAGCCGACCCACGTGACGATATACCAGATGGCCCAACTGTGAATGCGCTACACAAAGAGAGGCGGACAGAATGTCACCACCAATTCCATTTTTTTTATAGCTGTTATGAAATACGACTACATATATTTTCCTATGTGGAACAAGTTGTACATGCGGTCAATCTTAGCCTGGTGAGCTTGGTCTTATGCAAGAAGGGGGTGCACAGCTTCCTATCAGTTTATAATCTTAAAGATAAATTTTTATCTAACATGGTTTGGAAGAGTTTGGCAACCTGACTCGTGAGCAGGGCATTGCACTAGGTGTAGGATCTGACTAGAGGCACTAAGAGGATGATTAGTTGTTCCTATAAATGAATCTTAACTTgaaatatgtatataattttagAGAGAAATGTATTTAGTTATTTGCATATACTGTACCAGTTCGACTTGAGAGTCTCGACAGATGTAGACGGCTACATTCGCTTATTAATGTTATACAATTATCTTCATACGAGCAATCAATTAAAATCTCATTTCTTGTATCCGCTCGTGCGACTTCAGATttaatcaaccaaacagaaacttagCTCAGCCtatccagacagatacaaccaactaaacgttttcttttcaacaaacaTAACTTCACTTAATCTGCTTTCTCTCAATCTACATATACCATTCATATGAGCAATCAATCACACCCtaaacagctacctcaaattttcatccttaaaaacactattacaacatctcttattttttcatctccagcagctaccctattttctaccttctactcctctttttctctctctaggcctGCTGTCAGCCTATGTGAACAGTACAACTACAGTATTGCTACAGTACAGACTTTGCTTTCTTCCTTCAGGCCCTTGTCGGTCTCTGCGCGGACATCTCCGTAATACTGTAGCAACGGACACCGATTCTGCCGAAGTCGCTACAGTAcgtgaacagtgcccccccGCAAACACTGTACCAGCCGGATCTGAAAAATGCTTCCTcactgctggagatggcctaatgcAATACAATACAATTGCTTCCCTTTACACAGTAAATAGGGATTTTTCTTACAGAAAACGCCAAAACGGGTAAACTAAAACAAAAAGGGTAAGTTGGGAGTCCCCCGCTCCCCCTAACCCGGTTTCAGTTCAAACCATTTCCCCACCGTTCCTCCCGACCTCTCCGGCTAGGGTttgccccctctctccctcgccTCCTCTCGTCGTCTCCCCCATCTCCGGCTAGGGTTTGCCCGTCCCACCTCGCCCGACGCCCTCCTCGCCCTTGCCACCGCTGGGACCAGGGATGCCGCAAGAGGAAGGTGGGGGCGAGGCGTCGCCGCAGGTGGAAGGCGAGGCGCAGCCACCCGCTGATGTCCCCGTGGACGAGGCcatggcggtggaggaggataAATCCGTCATAGGTGAGGGAGGCCCGACCGAGGCCGCCGGCACCGTTGATTCCGTGAAGGGTTCGGCGAACGCTGAAGGAGCTGGCGCGGAGGGGTCCGGGGAGGAGCGGAATGGTGACGCGGCGGTGGATTTGGCTGGTGAGGCTGAGAAATTGGAGAACGGGGATGGGCGCGCGAAGGTGGAAGGTGAGAAGGGCGGCTCGCCGGAGGAGGGAGGCGGTAGCGATGGCGATAACAAGGGCGTGGATGGTCAGAATCAGCCTGCCGAGAACCAGCTTGTGTTGGTGCCGGCTGAGGAGGACCTGGCACCGTCCAAGATCTCAAACAACTCCTTCATGTTCGATTACACCAGTGGCGGTGATGACTCAGGGACGGAGGACGAGCAGGCTGCTTTCATGAAGGAGCTCGAGCTGTTCTACAGGGAAAAGATGATGGAGTTCAAGCCCCCAAAATTTTACGGTGAAGGGCTGAATTGCCTCAAGTAAGCACCAAAAAagcttctttttcttattttgttGTATTACTCATTGTCTTTTGACTATGCTGATTGTATTAATTGCATTTTTGTTATCATTTTGCAGGTTGTGGAGACAAGTAACTGGATTAGGTGGCTATGATCAGGTACTCATGTTTATGCCTTGGTGAAAATATGTGGGCCTCATGTAATTCCTGTTAGATTTACTGGGCATTTGTTGCACAACAGTATGTTTAATTTATGCCTCTTTGTGTCATTGAAGAAAACACAAATGATTTGATTCATATGGGAATGGTTGAGATGTTCTATTTTGCATTGCACTTACTCAGTCATCAGCATTTTTGCTCTGCTAGTAATTATGTCTGGAAATGTCTCTAGCAACGAGCTTCTAACTAgacttgaatcccaagtaattTTCTCACCCGATATGCCTTTGCTTTCCTGTGCGAACACTTAGCATATCATTCTCATTTTACTTCGTACCTCTATAGAAAGTAGGACTTAAAATTTTGTTTACATGTTTTATTTGACCATCAGATCGTCTTAATTTTACGTATCATACGCAAGGACTCAGCCACTGTTATTTATCTGATTTCACTCTTTTCTCTTCCAGAGTCATACACACAACAATCAGATTTACTGATCATTCTGTTATCTTGTTTTGGTGTGGAGTATGTTTAACCTGTTCACCTTGTTGGTAACATCCTGTATCCATTTTCAAATCTTCTATTCGCTGTTCTAAAAGGCAGTCGCGTAGCCTGCCTATGCAGCGCTAGGTGCTCCTGGTTGCCTCAGGCGGTCAGAGATACACCATCCCTCCCATTACCCTGTCTGGCACTGTTTTGTGTACAGTAAGTTGACACAAAGAATAGTATATAGCAAAAGCAATGGTAAAAATCATTgcagggcaaaaaaaaaaaaaagcgtaACCTTAATAAGCATCCTGACCGACATTTCTATTTGAGAAACCACCATTTGCAGAGAAAACAACTATACTGatcataatttttaatattgAAATGTAACCACGGGGTATATAGACATAAACTAGCAAATACTGGGTTCCTTAAGTGGAAAAATTGTCCATGCTGCTATTCTCTACTGAATGGATGAGACATAGTTTTATTTTTGCCCACAAAATGTGATATTTAATCCATTCTTATTTATTTGTGTGACTATAAAATATGTATCTGTTGATTTGTGGCTATGATTATTTTTGCCCCTGTTTCTTGGGGAGTGGTTTTGATTGTGTAACATtgttgtatatatgtgtatttatGAAATTTGCATTGTATGCTTGTTGACTAGTTGCATCAACAATCAATAGGTGACATCGTGCAAACTGTGGCGTCAAGTGGGGGAGTCGTTCAAACCTCCAAAGTATGATTTTAATAGTATGCAATCATTCCATTCAGGGTTTTCATTTGATGATTCTCATCTGTAATTTTATGATGACATAAACTGGGCATAGTTGACATAAGCTCTTCTTTCTGTACTCTCTCTGATGATGTTACCGACATGTTTAATGCAGGACATGCACAACTGTTTCATGGACCTTCCGTAACTTCTATGAGAAGGTAATTTTACATTCCCAGTACCTGGGATTACCTGGTCAGCCTTTATAGTTCTCTAGTTGCAGCACTCTTCTTGTTGAGCTCTGCCATGCCCAGTAACTGCCATGGTAATTGGTTGAATCAAAAACCTTCCATTTAAGCATATTCTGCATGATTGTGTCAAATGAGTCTAGCCAGCTCAAATAAATGTCGTTCTTTGGAAGTATTACCAAGCTGTCAACATAGGACTATGTCCTAAACTCAGTCTCCTTAACCGGCACAGAGTGGATCAAATTTAAGGCTACATTGTGGATTTCTATTCTAGTGGTAGGAACTTTGGGCGAGATGCAAACATCTTCTGCTAGTTTGTCCATGTAGGTTTCTCCGTTAAATAGCAGAGCTGCAGAAGAGACCCCTGGTCTCAGCAGGGGAGGAACTGAAAGTACAATATATTTGTAAAGTGTAATGCTACTTTTGTGAGAGTGGTCGCATTCTTTAACGGGCGTTGATCCCCCCCTCCCTGGTTTCTTAcagacatttttttttgttctctCCTGCAGGCACTCCTTGAATATGAGAAACACAAAATTGCAACAGGAGAATTCCAAGTAGCTGCATCCACTTTAACAGAACGAATTGCTTCTGAAAATCAGGTGCAGTTTTATGCAAGCTTGCATCAGTTGTTTTATATGGAACTCAAATAGAAATTAGTCCTGTTTGTAAACAATTTAACGCAAACTAGTTTCAAATGCAATGAAA from Phragmites australis chromosome 8, lpPhrAust1.1, whole genome shotgun sequence includes:
- the LOC133927044 gene encoding AT-rich interactive domain-containing protein 6-like, with the translated sequence MPQEEGGGEASPQVEGEAQPPADVPVDEAMAVEEDKSVIGEGGPTEAAGTVDSVKGSANAEGAGAEGSGEERNGDAAVDLAGEAEKLENGDGRAKVEGEKGGSPEEGGGSDGDNKGVDGQNQPAENQLVLVPAEEDLAPSKISNNSFMFDYTSGGDDSGTEDEQAAFMKELELFYREKMMEFKPPKFYGEGLNCLKLWRQVTGLGGYDQVTSCKLWRQVGESFKPPKTCTTVSWTFRNFYEKALLEYEKHKIATGEFQVAASTLTERIASENQVGGSHASGSGRARRESATRAMQGWHSQRLLGNGEIADPLIKDKGAIVIKKDKIPKSSGSAKRKRTPTLDDDRVVPYKSDKLQNDSMVTDMGPPADWVKINVRRTKDCYEVYALVPGLLREEVHVQSDPAGRLIVTGEPEQLDNPWGVTPFKKVISLPSRIDPHQTSAVVTLHGQLFVRAPFEQSK